GCTGACCACCAGCAGACTGGTGGCACCTATGGGCAGCAGGGACATACCGGTACGGCGACGCATGGCACCCTTGCGACTGGTGGCACCTATGGGCAGCAGGGGCATACCGGCACGGCGATGCATGGCACCCCGGCGACCAATGGCACCTATGGGGAGCACGGACATACCGGCACGGCGACCGGTGGCAGCTACGGGGAGCAAAGACATACCGGAGTGACCGGCACGGGGACGCACGACATCGGCGAGAAGAAGAGCCTCATGGAGAACATCAAGGAGAAGCTCCCTGGTGGCCATGGTGACAACCAACAGACCGCTGGCACCTACGGGCAGCAGGGACACGTCGCCACGGGGACGCATGGCACCCCGGCGACCGGTGGCACCTATGGGGAGCAGGGACACGCTGGAGTGACCGGCACGGGGACGCACGGCACCGGCGAGAAGAAGGGCCTCATGGAGAACATCAAGGACAAGCTCCCTGGTGGCCACGGTGACCACCAGCAGACCGGTGGCACCTACGGGCAGCAGGGACACACCGGCGCGGCGACACATGGCACCCCGGCTGGCGGCGGCACCTATGAGCAGCACGGACACACTGGGATGACCGGCACGGGGACACACGGTACCGGCGGGAAGAAGGGCGTCATGGAGAACATCAAGGACAAGCTCCCTGGTGGCCACAGTGACAACCAGCAGACCGGTGGAGCCTACGAGCAGCAGGGACACACCGGCGCGGCGACGCATGNNNNNNNNNNNNNNNNNNNNNNNNNNNNNNNNNNNNNNNNNNNNNNNNNNNNNNNNNNNNNNNNNNNNNNNNNNNNNNNNNNNNNNNNNNNNNNNNNNNNNNNNNNNNNNNNNNNNNNNNNNNNNNNNNNNNNNNNNNNNNNNNNNNNNNNNNNNNNNNNNNNNNNNNNNNNNNNNNNNNNNNNNNNNNNNNNNNNNNNNNNNNNNNNNNNNNNNNNNNNNGGGATGACCGGCACGGGGACACACGGCACTGGCGAGAAGAAGGCCGTCATGGAGAACATCAAGGACAAGCTCCCTGGTGGCCACGGTGACCACCAGCAGACCGGTGGAGCCTACGGGCAGCAGGGACACACCGGCACGGCGACGCATGGCACCCCGGCCGGCGGCGGCACCTATGAGCAGCACGGTAACACTGGAATGACCGGCACGGAGACGCATGGCACCACGGCCACCGGCGGCACCCATGGGCAGCACGGACACACGGGAACTACTGGCACTGGGACACACGGCACCGACGGGGTCGGCGAGAAGAAGAGCCTCATGGACAAGATCAAGGACAAGCTACCTGGACAGCACTGAGCCCGGTCTGCCCGCGGCCGCTACCCTTGCAGAATAATAACCCCACCGTGTATAAGTTGATTGAGTCTAGTTCACCTAGCTCACTTGGTCGTTGGAGGAGAGAATGTATTATGTATCTTGTTTAAAGTTTTCACGGACAACAATGTGTTCACGGTTTCCGTCTGTTTACACTCTGTCGTGCAAATTTCCTTTTTGTTCGTTTTCTTTTGTCCATCTTATCCGACAGACAGACGCAGCGACCACTGTCAGATCAAAGTCCGGGTTAATCTCAATCCTACATGGCATGACCACATTACAGACCAACCCTACTATAGATCAACCACCGAGTCGCAGCACAACCTCAATCAGCAGGGCTTCAGCTTGCAGCGCCTTGTTTACAGAGCCGCCTTCTCAGCGCCTTCCGGAAAACCTGCACCAGCAGCTTGAAATTGCTAAGTGCTAACGATTACGAAAAGAGGTCGGCAGGAAGCAAAATGGCCGAGACAGAATACGGCAACGGCGACGTGGCCAAACAGGCATCCTACATTGTACTAGTGCTTAGCGCAAAGCACATACAATGAATACGGAATCACCCTCTAAATCCTCGCTCTTTTTACCCATTGTCCTTGGAATACATGGCCAAACAGGCATGTCAACAATGTTGAAAGAAATCTTGCAACTACTTCAGAGCGGTAAAAGAAATGGTAGCTTTGTGCTGAAGGACTTTCCAAGTGGTATGACAGATTTCTCTTCTTTAGAATAAACCCTGGCATCGACAGGGGCGAACCCTAACACGCTGCAGCTTCCGCCTCCCCTTCCGGCCTCCCTCCCTCGTTGCCGCCACAAGGTGCCGTCGGAGAAAGCCCCACCGGTGTAGGTGCCAGCGGGGCTCGCGTTCCTCTCTGCTCGGGGCTTGGGCTGGAGCGGGACGACCctctcacactagtagaaaacgggacTTTCGTCCAAActcaatatacacattagtcccggttggatcacgaactgggactaatgtgagcattagtcccggttcgagcggctaaggCGTCGGAAatgcattagtcctggttcaaatgggacctttagtcccggtttgtgacacgaaccgggactaaaaaggatgtgatgccctttagtcccggttcgtgtctcaaatcgggactaaaggttcAAACTCTacaacaccccccccccctgcGTGTATCGCCTTTTTAGTTCTGTAAAAgacaaaagaaaataataaaaacttcaaaaattaaaaatccttcgaaatgtagttatgttactacatctactagttagtaaaattaaaaaacttacatttggacatgttttgcaaaaaagtgttacgaaaaagtaaaacggccatatcttttgcatacgatgtcgaaaaaggcataatatatcaaaaaaattcagcacgaaaaccCGCATTCAATTTTGACAGCCTTAGGCCTGCAAGTTTTTAGAATCCTtaaattctgaaaggaaaaaaagatatgctcaaatttcagtttttttgacttttcattaaatctggtcaaactgtggtcaaactacttatccaaaaaatattagtgttaataaataattatttttagtttttttgacttttggtcaaactgtggtcaaactacttattcaagaaatattagtgttacttaataattattattttttagataatagtttcaaactcaaacgatgcttaatgctcaagttcaactcctaagggttaataggattgacaacttagtattgtcaagaaaacaacaagtgcagacttggaaactagggggaatagaactcgaaagttaagcgtgctcagactGAAGTAGTGAGGGGATGGGCTTTAGTCtcgaccatttagtcccggttctaaaggccctctggaaccgggacta
Above is a window of Triticum aestivum cultivar Chinese Spring chromosome 6B, IWGSC CS RefSeq v2.1, whole genome shotgun sequence DNA encoding:
- the LOC123138917 gene encoding cold shock protein CS66 (The sequence of the model RefSeq protein was modified relative to this genomic sequence to represent the inferred CDS: added 44 bases not found in genome assembly) — encoded protein: MDHQAHGAGEKKGIMEKIKEKLPGGHGDHKETAGAHGHAGTVTHGAPATGGAYGQEGHTGTTGTGLHGAHAGEKKGVMENIKDKLPGGHADHQQTGGTYGQQGHTGTATHGTLATGGTYGQQGHTGTAMHGTPATNGTYGEHGHTGTATGGSYGEQRHTGVTGTGTHDIGEKKSLMENIKEKLPGGHGDNQQTAGTYGQQGHVATGTHGTPATGGTYGEQGHAGVTGTGTHGTGEKKGLMENIKDKLPGGHGDHQQTGGTYGQQGHTGAATHGTPAGGGTYEQHGHTGMTGTGTHGTGGKKGVMENIKDKLPGGHSDNQQTGGAYEQQGHTGAATHGTPASGGTYEQHGHTGMTGTGTHGTGEKKAVMENIKDKLPGGHGDHQQTGGAYGQQGHTGTATHGTPAGGGTYEQHGNTGMTGTETHGTTATGGTHGQHGHTGTTGTGTHGTDGVGEKKSLMDKIKDKLPGQH